A window of Actinobacillus suis ATCC 33415 contains these coding sequences:
- the apbC gene encoding iron-sulfur cluster carrier protein ApbC — translation MNQLNEQQLSEIKFILQNFTHPTLQKDLIALNAFKKAELGAGILRLEFTMPFAWNSGFEALKAETEAKLKQVTGVNEVKWILNYQIATLKRANNHPAVNGVKNIIAVTSGKGGVGKSTTSVNLALALKAQGAKVGILDADIYGPSIPHMLGAQDQRPTSPDNKHITPIEVYGIQSNSIGYLMAEDNATIWRGPMASSALSQLLNETWWTELDYLVIDMPPGTGDIQLTLSQQIPVTGAVVVTTPQDIALLDAIKGISMFQKVSVPVLGVIENMSVHICQNCGHHEDIFGTGGAEKVAKKYGTQVLGQMPLHIRLRQDLDAGTPTVVAAPEHETSQAYIELAAKVASELYWQGSVIPSEIMIREVK, via the coding sequence ATGAATCAACTTAACGAACAGCAATTAAGTGAAATTAAATTTATCTTACAAAATTTCACTCACCCTACCTTGCAAAAAGACTTAATCGCATTGAATGCGTTTAAAAAAGCGGAATTAGGCGCAGGCATTTTGCGTTTGGAATTTACCATGCCGTTTGCTTGGAATAGCGGTTTTGAAGCATTGAAAGCGGAAACAGAAGCAAAACTCAAACAAGTTACCGGTGTAAATGAGGTAAAATGGATCTTAAATTACCAAATTGCAACCTTAAAACGTGCCAATAACCATCCGGCAGTAAATGGTGTAAAAAATATTATTGCGGTTACTTCAGGCAAAGGCGGTGTAGGTAAATCGACCACCTCAGTAAATCTTGCATTAGCATTAAAAGCGCAAGGCGCAAAAGTGGGCATTTTAGATGCGGATATTTACGGCCCGTCAATTCCGCATATGTTAGGCGCTCAGGATCAGCGTCCTACTTCTCCGGACAACAAACACATTACCCCGATTGAAGTTTACGGTATTCAATCAAACTCAATCGGTTATTTAATGGCAGAAGATAATGCCACCATTTGGCGTGGACCAATGGCAAGTTCTGCACTAAGCCAGTTATTGAATGAGACGTGGTGGACTGAGCTGGATTATCTTGTGATTGATATGCCGCCGGGTACCGGTGATATTCAGCTTACCCTTTCGCAACAAATTCCGGTAACCGGTGCGGTAGTAGTTACAACGCCACAGGATATTGCGTTATTAGATGCAATTAAAGGCATTTCAATGTTCCAAAAAGTGTCGGTGCCAGTATTAGGTGTTATTGAAAATATGAGTGTACATATTTGCCAAAATTGCGGTCACCATGAAGATATTTTCGGCACCGGCGGAGCGGAGAAAGTGGCGAAAAAATACGGCACGCAAGTATTAGGTCAAATGCCGTTACACATTCGCTTACGTCAAGATTTGGATGCCGGTACACCGACTGTTGTTGCGGCACCGGAACATGAAACTAGCCAAGCGTATATCGAATTAGCGGCAAAAGTCGCTTCAGAATTATACTGGCAAGGTTCGGTTATTCCGTCTGAAATTATGATTCGTGAAGTGAAATAA
- a CDS encoding glycoside hydrolase family 2 TIM barrel-domain containing protein — MILPNYFQDPNILHVNTVDHHAYFIPHKQNETALSGKREQSDYFTLLNGQWDFNYFQSYHDLPDNFLDVAFEHKIPVPANWQNHGFDHHHYTNINYPFPFDPPFVPHQTPCGVYHRTLQLTPKSNKRYLLNFEGVDSCLFVYVNKQFIGYSQISHNTSEFDVSDYLQVGTNHLTVVVLKWCDGSYLEDQDKFRMSGIFRDVYLLEREQNYLQDFFIQYELDGELRHANLKVETLFSRQPQAIEYQLLDPKGFTVFNQTDTQLNIDVEDIQLWNAENPQLYTLILRTAEEVIVQKIGFRKVEIKDGILLFNQQPIKFKGVNRHDSDPKTGYAISYAQAHKDLQLMKQHNINAIRTAHYPNAPWFSELCDQYGFYLIGESDVESHGASMLTVKTPEPSIFLNHENDLQTARIRQDTIDNFCYFARDPLFKKAILDRQQANVERDKNRTSIIIWSLGNESGYGANFEAAVAWIKQRDKSRLVHYESSIYQHSADNNDLSNLDFYSEMYGSTEDIDRYCATAQAKPFVLCEYSHAMGNSNGDAEDYWQAFHRHPQSCGGFVWEWSDHAPYRANGQFGYGGDFGDSPHDGNFCMDGLVSPDRIPHSNLLELKNVNRPARAELIDNQIVLHNYLDFTDLADYLMIDYEFVENGVVTSGGNLSVSCQPHSSVVLPIELPKNNGHLWLLNLNYRLNTVVELLDEAHSLGFEQLNLFSENKLGLPQFTIENSTFEVQEDRFHINVHNGQFSYQLDKQKGIFSRIEKAGKAIIQQPLDFNIWRAPTDNDRLIREAWQNAGYDKAYTRAYEIQWQQSEQAVEFSVKSAIVSISRGRILTLDIGYRIFNDGQISVEINAIRPTELPYLPRFGLRFWLAKAENTVEYFGYGEQESYVDKHHLAKLGIYHTTAKQNHTDYVKPQENGSHYGCEYLKSENLFVRASQPFSFNLSPYTQEELTAKKHCYELQESDYSVLCIDYKMSGIGSNSCGPNLKEQYRLMENKFSVRFDLVVG; from the coding sequence ATGATACTGCCAAATTACTTCCAAGATCCGAATATACTCCACGTAAATACTGTTGATCATCATGCTTATTTTATTCCGCATAAACAAAATGAAACCGCATTAAGTGGTAAACGTGAGCAATCCGATTACTTTACCCTGCTCAATGGTCAATGGGATTTTAATTACTTCCAAAGCTATCATGACCTACCGGATAATTTCCTTGATGTTGCGTTTGAACATAAAATTCCGGTACCGGCAAATTGGCAAAATCACGGCTTCGATCATCATCACTATACGAATATTAACTACCCGTTCCCGTTTGATCCACCATTTGTACCGCATCAAACTCCATGTGGCGTGTATCATCGTACTCTGCAACTTACTCCGAAAAGCAATAAGCGTTATTTGCTCAATTTTGAAGGCGTGGACTCTTGTTTATTTGTTTACGTGAATAAACAGTTTATCGGCTATAGCCAAATCAGCCACAACACCTCCGAATTTGATGTTAGCGATTATTTACAAGTCGGCACCAACCATTTAACCGTAGTGGTATTGAAATGGTGTGACGGTAGCTATTTAGAAGACCAAGACAAATTCAGAATGTCGGGCATTTTCCGTGATGTCTATTTGCTTGAGCGTGAACAAAATTATCTGCAAGATTTCTTTATTCAATATGAATTGGATGGTGAATTACGTCACGCAAATCTGAAAGTGGAAACGCTTTTTAGCCGCCAACCGCAAGCGATTGAATACCAATTACTCGACCCGAAAGGCTTTACCGTTTTCAATCAAACCGATACGCAGCTTAATATTGATGTCGAAGATATTCAGTTATGGAATGCCGAAAACCCACAACTTTACACCTTAATTTTGCGTACTGCGGAAGAAGTGATTGTGCAAAAAATCGGTTTTAGAAAAGTGGAAATCAAAGACGGCATTTTATTATTTAATCAGCAACCGATTAAATTTAAAGGAGTAAACCGCCACGATAGCGATCCGAAAACCGGTTATGCGATTAGCTACGCACAAGCGCATAAAGATTTACAGCTGATGAAGCAACATAATATCAATGCAATCCGCACCGCCCATTATCCGAATGCGCCTTGGTTTAGCGAATTATGCGATCAATACGGTTTTTATCTGATTGGCGAAAGTGATGTTGAATCGCACGGTGCTTCAATGTTAACGGTCAAAACACCAGAACCGAGTATTTTCTTAAACCATGAAAACGATTTGCAAACCGCACGTATCCGCCAAGATACGATCGATAATTTCTGCTACTTTGCCCGTGATCCGCTGTTCAAAAAAGCGATTTTAGACCGCCAACAAGCCAACGTGGAACGAGATAAAAATCGTACTTCGATTATCATTTGGTCGTTAGGTAATGAATCTGGCTACGGTGCAAACTTTGAAGCGGCAGTAGCATGGATTAAACAACGCGATAAATCTCGTTTAGTCCATTACGAAAGCTCAATTTACCAACATTCTGCCGATAACAATGATCTGTCGAATTTGGATTTTTATAGTGAAATGTATGGCTCAACCGAAGATATCGACCGCTATTGTGCCACTGCGCAAGCCAAACCTTTCGTGTTGTGTGAATACAGCCATGCAATGGGTAACTCAAACGGCGATGCGGAAGATTATTGGCAAGCGTTCCATCGTCATCCGCAATCATGCGGCGGTTTTGTGTGGGAATGGAGTGATCACGCCCCTTACCGTGCTAACGGTCAATTCGGTTACGGCGGTGATTTCGGCGACAGCCCGCACGATGGAAATTTCTGTATGGACGGTTTGGTTTCACCGGATCGTATTCCGCACAGTAACTTATTAGAGCTTAAAAATGTGAATCGCCCTGCACGTGCCGAATTAATCGATAACCAAATTGTGCTCCACAACTATTTGGATTTCACCGATCTTGCTGATTATCTGATGATTGATTATGAATTTGTCGAAAACGGCGTGGTTACAAGCGGTGGAAATTTATCCGTTTCTTGCCAACCGCACAGTAGCGTAGTATTACCGATTGAGTTACCAAAAAATAACGGGCATTTATGGCTATTGAATTTAAATTATCGCTTAAATACCGTGGTTGAATTATTAGACGAAGCACATTCACTTGGTTTCGAGCAGCTCAATTTATTTAGCGAAAATAAATTAGGATTGCCACAATTCACGATTGAGAACAGTACATTTGAAGTACAGGAAGATCGCTTCCACATTAACGTACACAACGGGCAATTTAGTTATCAATTAGATAAACAGAAAGGGATTTTCAGTCGTATTGAAAAAGCCGGTAAAGCGATTATTCAGCAACCGTTAGATTTTAATATCTGGCGTGCGCCGACTGATAATGATCGTCTCATTCGTGAAGCATGGCAAAATGCCGGCTACGATAAAGCCTATACCAGAGCGTATGAAATTCAGTGGCAGCAAAGCGAACAAGCGGTCGAATTTTCAGTAAAATCTGCGATTGTATCGATTTCTCGCGGTCGCATTTTAACACTGGATATTGGTTATCGTATCTTCAATGACGGACAGATTTCGGTGGAAATCAACGCAATCCGCCCAACCGAATTACCGTATTTACCTCGTTTCGGTTTACGTTTCTGGCTTGCTAAAGCGGAAAATACGGTCGAATATTTCGGTTATGGCGAGCAAGAAAGCTATGTGGATAAACACCATTTAGCGAAGTTAGGCATCTACCATACCACGGCAAAACAAAATCATACCGATTATGTTAAACCGCAGGAGAACGGCAGCCATTACGGTTGCGAATATCTCAAATCGGAAAATCTGTTTGTACGTGCAAGCCAACCGTTCAGCTTTAATCTCTCGCCATATACGCAAGAAGAATTAACCGCGAAAAAACATTGCTACGAGCTACAAGAATCCGATTACAGCGTGCTATGTATCGATTACAAAATGAGTGGCATCGGCTCCAACTCTTGCGGCCCGAACTTAAAAGAGCAATACCGTTTAATGGAAAACAAGTTTAGTGTGAGATTTGATTTAGTGGTGGGTTAG
- a CDS encoding galactose-1-epimerase, whose translation MKTFTLENSFLKITLSDLGASWLSCVVKHPKGEREVLITTSAKNWQNQTAYFGATCGRYANRIANAEYRLDGKTYTLAKNNGEHSLHGGVKGADKQVWQAEQIDPQAVKFSRVFADGEEGFGGEVHAVVTYRLHGKEVEIEIDATANQDTPLCFTNHAYFNLLGSDNVLSHQLMINADEYLPVGADGIPILPFKAVAHTGFDFSTPKPIGQDLLKDTDQQLVKGYDHAFKLVKNSSKPTACLTVEDLSLELNTSMPALQCYSGNWLGGQPNLNGSTHQDYAGVALEPEFFPDSPNQAELAKFGGITKAGEHYKHDIRYTFHF comes from the coding sequence ATGAAAACATTTACCCTCGAAAACTCATTCCTCAAAATTACCCTTTCCGATTTAGGTGCATCTTGGCTTTCTTGTGTAGTTAAACACCCGAAAGGCGAACGAGAAGTGTTAATCACTACCTCTGCAAAAAATTGGCAAAATCAGACCGCTTATTTCGGTGCAACCTGCGGACGCTATGCCAATCGTATTGCTAATGCCGAATATCGGCTTGACGGCAAAACCTACACATTGGCAAAAAATAATGGCGAACATAGCTTACATGGTGGTGTAAAAGGGGCGGATAAGCAAGTTTGGCAAGCGGAGCAAATTGATCCGCAAGCGGTCAAATTCAGCCGAGTTTTTGCAGATGGCGAGGAAGGGTTCGGAGGTGAAGTTCATGCCGTTGTTACTTATCGTTTGCATGGAAAAGAAGTCGAAATTGAAATTGACGCAACCGCCAATCAAGATACCCCACTCTGCTTTACCAATCACGCTTATTTCAATTTACTTGGTAGCGATAATGTACTTTCGCATCAACTGATGATTAATGCAGACGAATATTTACCAGTCGGCGCAGACGGTATCCCGATTTTACCGTTTAAAGCGGTGGCTCACACCGGCTTCGATTTTTCAACGCCTAAACCTATCGGGCAAGACTTGCTGAAAGATACCGATCAACAGTTGGTAAAAGGCTATGATCACGCTTTCAAATTAGTAAAAAATTCCTCAAAACCGACCGCTTGTTTAACCGTTGAAGATCTTAGCCTTGAACTCAATACCTCAATGCCGGCGTTGCAATGTTATTCAGGGAATTGGCTTGGCGGGCAACCGAATCTGAACGGTTCAACTCATCAAGACTATGCTGGCGTTGCTTTAGAACCGGAGTTTTTCCCTGATTCGCCAAACCAAGCTGAACTGGCAAAATTCGGTGGCATCACCAAAGCGGGCGAACACTATAAACACGATATTCGTTATACCTTTCACTTTTAA
- the galK gene encoding galactokinase, which produces MKPQQLAIQKFAEHYGYSAAQTVFAPGRVNIIGEHTDYNDGFVMPCAINYGMAASFSKRDDSVWRVYAIDINQQDEFDLSQPIEPSEHKWANYVRGVVKYIQAKCPEFKQGADLAMTSDVPMSSGLSSSAALEISIGKTAQVLGDLPLSLAKIALIGQEAENKFVGANCGNMDQLTSALGQKDQLIMIDCRSLDITPTPVPHGYSIAIINSNVKHDLVTGEYNSRRQECEFAAKFFGVKALRDVTPAQFIERAAELQAENELAYKRAKHIISENQRVLEAVEALKANDMVKLGQLMAGSHDSMRDDFEITIPEIDYLVELAQVAIGKNGGARMTGGGFGGCIVCLVPNEKVEHLRQLIADNYEKQTGIKETFHLCTACDGVHLI; this is translated from the coding sequence ATGAAACCACAACAACTTGCGATACAAAAATTTGCCGAGCATTACGGCTATTCGGCTGCTCAAACCGTATTTGCTCCGGGACGAGTCAATATTATCGGTGAACACACCGATTACAATGACGGCTTTGTAATGCCTTGTGCAATTAACTACGGTATGGCTGCCAGCTTTAGTAAACGTGACGATTCGGTTTGGCGAGTCTATGCGATCGATATTAACCAACAAGATGAGTTCGACCTTAGCCAACCGATTGAACCGTCCGAACACAAATGGGCGAATTACGTACGTGGCGTGGTGAAATATATTCAGGCGAAATGTCCGGAGTTTAAACAAGGTGCGGATTTAGCAATGACCAGTGACGTACCGATGTCTTCCGGTTTAAGTTCTTCTGCCGCATTAGAAATTTCAATCGGTAAAACCGCACAAGTGTTAGGTGATTTGCCACTTAGTTTGGCGAAAATCGCCTTAATCGGACAAGAAGCTGAAAATAAATTCGTTGGCGCAAACTGCGGCAATATGGATCAACTCACCTCGGCGCTCGGACAAAAAGATCAATTAATTATGATTGATTGCCGTTCGCTAGACATTACCCCGACACCGGTACCGCACGGCTATTCGATTGCGATCATCAATTCTAACGTCAAACACGATTTAGTGACCGGTGAATATAACAGTCGCCGTCAGGAATGTGAATTTGCTGCTAAATTCTTCGGTGTGAAAGCATTACGAGATGTCACACCTGCGCAATTTATCGAGCGAGCGGCGGAGCTACAAGCAGAAAATGAGCTTGCCTATAAACGTGCAAAACATATCATCAGCGAAAATCAGCGTGTATTAGAAGCGGTTGAAGCTTTAAAAGCAAATGATATGGTCAAACTCGGTCAATTAATGGCCGGGTCTCACGACTCTATGCGTGATGATTTCGAAATTACCATTCCGGAAATTGATTACTTAGTCGAACTGGCACAAGTGGCGATCGGTAAAAATGGCGGCGCACGTATGACTGGTGGTGGCTTCGGTGGTTGTATTGTTTGTTTAGTACCAAATGAAAAAGTAGAACATTTACGCCAACTCATTGCCGATAATTATGAAAAACAAACCGGTATTAAAGAAACTTTCCACCTTTGTACCGCTTGTGACGGCGTTCATCTTATTTAA
- the galT gene encoding galactose-1-phosphate uridylyltransferase produces the protein MSEQFILNDHPHRRFNPLKNQWILVSPHRAKRPWQGQQEETVADDKPSYDPTCYLCPSNKRITGEQNPAYTKPFVFKNDFSALLPDTPAPETNSDPLFQISHTQGESRVICFSPDHSKTLPQLSVAEIEQVVQVWQEQANELKSRYQWVQIFENKGAMMGCSNPHPHGQIWASNFLPNEIAIEDECQANYFAQYGRPLLLDYADRELTKKERIVVETEDWIAVVPYWAAWPFETLLLPKRKYFKRITDLNEAERADLALALKKLTTRYDNLFNISFPYSMGFHFAPFNESDNEHWQLHAHFYPPLLRSATVRKFMVGYEMMAESQRDLTPEQAAERLNAVSDSVHYKDK, from the coding sequence ATGAGCGAGCAATTTATCCTAAATGATCACCCTCACCGCCGTTTTAATCCATTAAAAAATCAATGGATTCTCGTTTCACCACATCGTGCAAAACGCCCGTGGCAAGGTCAGCAAGAAGAAACGGTTGCTGACGATAAACCAAGTTATGATCCGACTTGCTACCTTTGCCCAAGCAATAAACGCATTACCGGCGAGCAAAATCCTGCTTATACAAAACCTTTCGTATTTAAAAACGATTTCTCGGCACTATTGCCGGATACTCCTGCTCCGGAAACCAATTCTGATCCGCTTTTCCAAATTTCACATACTCAAGGCGAAAGCCGTGTGATTTGTTTCTCACCCGACCATAGTAAAACCTTACCGCAACTTTCGGTGGCTGAAATAGAGCAAGTCGTACAAGTTTGGCAAGAACAAGCTAATGAATTAAAAAGCCGTTATCAATGGGTACAAATTTTTGAAAACAAAGGGGCGATGATGGGCTGTTCTAACCCACATCCGCACGGTCAAATTTGGGCAAGTAATTTCTTACCAAACGAAATTGCGATTGAAGACGAGTGTCAGGCGAATTACTTTGCTCAATACGGCCGCCCATTATTACTGGATTATGCGGACCGTGAATTAACTAAAAAAGAACGTATTGTGGTAGAAACTGAAGATTGGATTGCCGTAGTGCCTTACTGGGCGGCTTGGCCGTTTGAAACTTTACTGTTACCAAAACGTAAGTACTTTAAGCGAATTACCGATTTAAACGAAGCCGAACGAGCGGATTTAGCTCTCGCACTTAAAAAGCTAACCACTCGCTACGATAACTTATTTAATATCAGTTTCCCGTATTCAATGGGTTTCCATTTTGCACCGTTTAATGAAAGTGATAATGAACATTGGCAGCTACACGCTCATTTCTATCCACCGTTGTTACGTTCTGCCACTGTACGTAAATTTATGGTCGGCTATGAGATGATGGCGGAAAGCCAGCGAGACCTGACACCGGAACAAGCGGCAGAAAGATTAAATGCGGTGAGCGACAGCGTTCACTATAAAGATAAATAG
- a CDS encoding calcium-binding protein produces MAFDIFNYWGNFDPIRPNRPVVDESNDPVGPVQLLQQFVIDDDQATLVLINEWVAPPSYRDRIVFDDISGGRLLLVNNDGSYREINDSDNNNWAFRELRNTEHNRLYFLPDNPSSEDTRIHVKLHVEPNNSNVVDVHDVYNTNYSIHFDVQDIASSSPVKFGTDYADSLYGTRESDTIHGLNGNDFIMGEAGDDVITGGAGNDRLLGGYGDDTLYGSEGADWLNGGNGNDFLYGGAGNDTYYFYKGAGRDEIFDVEGENTLQFANGIRPQDITIDATTNDLGNVSWHIRVNGTDDQVFIYDQYSNGGKTIGVNKFIFGNDFFTTEEISDMFGLPEVPVLEAENPEPNFVIEVAGYNDLMIPIAEISPITYPEYANSFMF; encoded by the coding sequence ATGGCTTTCGATATCTTTAATTACTGGGGTAATTTTGATCCGATCAGACCTAATAGACCTGTAGTTGATGAATCAAATGATCCCGTAGGCCCTGTTCAGCTGTTACAACAATTTGTGATCGATGATGATCAGGCTACATTAGTATTAATTAATGAATGGGTAGCACCGCCGAGCTATCGTGATCGTATTGTGTTTGATGATATTAGCGGTGGTCGTTTACTACTTGTAAATAACGACGGTAGCTATCGTGAAATCAATGATTCAGATAATAACAACTGGGCATTCAGAGAATTAAGAAATACAGAGCATAACCGCCTTTATTTCTTACCGGATAATCCTAGCTCTGAAGATACGAGAATCCATGTAAAACTTCATGTGGAACCGAATAACTCAAATGTTGTGGATGTTCATGACGTTTATAATACGAATTATTCGATCCATTTTGATGTTCAGGATATCGCTTCAAGCAGTCCGGTTAAATTTGGTACGGATTATGCGGATAGTCTGTATGGCACACGTGAAAGCGATACGATCCATGGCTTAAATGGTAATGATTTTATTATGGGCGAAGCTGGTGATGATGTGATCACCGGTGGTGCTGGTAATGATCGTTTATTAGGTGGCTATGGTGATGATACATTATATGGCTCAGAGGGTGCTGACTGGCTAAATGGTGGTAATGGTAACGACTTCCTTTATGGTGGTGCAGGTAATGATACTTACTACTTCTATAAAGGCGCCGGCCGTGATGAAATCTTCGATGTTGAAGGTGAAAATACCTTACAATTTGCGAATGGTATTCGCCCTCAGGATATCACTATTGATGCGACAACAAATGATTTAGGTAATGTAAGTTGGCATATTCGTGTGAATGGTACGGATGATCAGGTTTTCATTTATGATCAATATTCAAATGGCGGTAAAACAATCGGTGTGAACAAATTTATCTTCGGTAATGATTTCTTCACAACGGAAGAGATCTCCGATATGTTCGGTTTACCGGAAGTACCTGTATTAGAAGCGGAAAATCCAGAACCTAACTTTGTTATTGAAGTAGCTGGCTATAACGATCTCATGATTCCAATTGCGGAAATCTCACCGATCACTTATCCAGAATATGCTAACTCATTCATGTTCTAA
- a CDS encoding ATP-binding protein, producing MAKVLKNRSLKYRLLVALSGISLLIWLISAMIEWRVLHKEINELFDSQQIFFAERLASSNIAEGFHTVQNKGGFYQADVDDDALAFAIFTDKGEQIINDGRDGQFFTFTPVEGFQNIQLTEADDEIDDEQDIDIWRIYWLKDNDVYIAVGQEIDYRNDLINKTIISQSWSWLFGFPMTILAILWIIHREFISLKRLENDVALRKPDELKAISTAQLPSEIIPLVNNLNHYFERTQTMFNRERRFTSDAAHELRSPLAGLRIQTEIAQMTLDDPIEHGKALQNMTNSIDRIAQLIEQLLTLSRLENLTELDQLEPINWRKLIETNVSQLYQQAENKRSEIIVDLQAEPQAQLGKILLLNLVLRNLIDNAINYTPEQSLIKITLSTNSLVVEDNGNGVSDEDLAKLGQPFYRPVDRPIQSSQDEKGSGLGISIIKRIVELHRFGLKLSRSEMGGLKAEIFF from the coding sequence ATGGCTAAAGTATTAAAAAATCGTAGCTTAAAATACCGCTTGCTCGTTGCACTTTCTGGGATATCACTGCTGATTTGGCTTATTTCTGCGATGATTGAATGGCGCGTGTTACATAAAGAAATTAATGAATTATTCGACTCGCAGCAAATTTTCTTTGCCGAACGTTTAGCTTCATCAAATATTGCCGAAGGCTTTCATACCGTCCAGAATAAAGGTGGATTTTATCAAGCAGATGTCGATGATGATGCGCTGGCCTTTGCAATTTTTACTGATAAAGGCGAGCAAATTATTAATGATGGCCGTGATGGACAATTTTTTACGTTCACACCGGTAGAAGGTTTTCAGAACATTCAGCTGACAGAAGCAGATGATGAGATTGATGATGAACAAGATATTGATATTTGGCGCATTTATTGGCTAAAAGATAATGATGTTTATATTGCAGTAGGGCAAGAAATTGATTATCGAAACGATTTAATTAATAAAACGATTATCTCGCAGTCTTGGAGCTGGTTATTCGGTTTTCCGATGACAATCTTAGCGATTTTATGGATTATTCACCGTGAATTTATCAGCTTAAAACGACTGGAAAATGATGTTGCATTGCGTAAGCCGGACGAGCTCAAAGCGATTAGTACGGCACAATTACCCAGTGAAATTATTCCGTTGGTCAATAATCTCAATCATTATTTTGAGCGCACGCAAACAATGTTCAATCGGGAAAGACGTTTCACTTCGGATGCAGCACATGAATTGCGTAGCCCGCTTGCTGGCTTGCGAATTCAAACCGAGATAGCGCAAATGACATTAGACGATCCGATTGAGCACGGTAAAGCGCTACAAAATATGACAAATAGTATCGACCGTATTGCGCAATTGATTGAGCAGTTACTCACGCTTTCTCGTTTGGAAAATTTAACCGAACTAGATCAATTGGAACCGATTAATTGGCGAAAATTGATAGAAACTAATGTTAGTCAGCTTTACCAACAAGCTGAAAACAAGCGGTCGGAAATCATTGTTGATTTGCAAGCTGAACCTCAAGCGCAGTTAGGAAAGATATTATTGCTTAATTTAGTGCTGCGAAATCTGATTGATAATGCGATTAACTATACGCCGGAACAAAGTCTCATCAAGATTACGTTATCAACGAATAGTCTCGTCGTAGAAGATAACGGCAATGGGGTGAGTGATGAAGATTTGGCTAAACTGGGTCAGCCGTTTTACCGTCCGGTCGATCGTCCGATTCAATCCAGTCAAGATGAAAAAGGTAGCGGCTTAGGTATTTCAATCATTAAACGCATTGTCGAATTACATCGTTTTGGATTGAAATTGAGTCGTAGTGAAATGGGTGGGTTAAAGGCTGAAATTTTCTTCTAA
- a CDS encoding response regulator gives MRILLIEDDKLIGDGLKLGLTKQNFVVDWFQDGKLGFDALFSTQYDAVVLDLSLPKMDGLDILKRWRKENQDIPVLILTARDTLDDRILGFNSGADDYLCKPFALMEVVVRLQALVRRRYQQSSSEIVIGSLRIDNNTHSVTLAEKAVILTAKEFQLLQLFVSNKDKVLTRSSIEEKLYSWDNDVGSNTLEVYIHNLRKKLGKSWIKTVHGVGYRLGAEDG, from the coding sequence ATGCGTATATTGCTTATTGAAGATGACAAACTCATTGGAGACGGCTTAAAGCTTGGATTGACCAAACAAAATTTTGTGGTTGATTGGTTTCAAGATGGAAAACTCGGTTTTGATGCGCTGTTCTCCACGCAATACGATGCGGTGGTACTCGATCTCAGCTTACCGAAAATGGACGGTTTAGACATTTTGAAACGCTGGCGCAAAGAAAATCAAGACATACCGGTGTTAATTCTGACCGCTCGAGATACGCTCGATGATCGCATTCTTGGCTTTAATTCAGGTGCAGACGATTATCTTTGTAAACCTTTTGCATTAATGGAAGTGGTTGTGCGCTTACAAGCATTGGTTCGCCGCCGTTATCAACAAAGCTCAAGTGAAATTGTGATTGGCAGTTTACGAATTGATAATAATACCCATAGCGTCACGCTAGCGGAAAAAGCGGTCATTTTAACCGCCAAAGAATTTCAGTTATTGCAACTTTTTGTGAGCAATAAGGATAAGGTGTTAACACGTTCTTCAATCGAGGAAAAATTATATAGCTGGGACAACGATGTCGGCAGTAACACGCTTGAAGTCTATATCCATAATTTACGTAAGAAACTAGGTAAAAGCTGGATAAAAACCGTCCATGGTGTGGGTTATCGTTTAGGAGCTGAAGATGGCTAA
- a CDS encoding YgiW/YdeI family stress tolerance OB fold protein — protein sequence MKKLTVLSTLAAATLLAACSQPTSQNQTFGANTTSIVTVAQAKSSHDDSRVTLEGKILRQVDNDEYIFADATGDIKIEIDDHVWNGLNVTPNDKIRIQGKLDKETFHSSIDVYTVEKAQ from the coding sequence ATGAAAAAATTGACTGTTCTCTCAACATTAGCGGCAGCAACATTATTAGCAGCCTGTTCTCAACCGACTTCTCAAAATCAAACATTTGGTGCTAATACAACCAGTATCGTTACTGTTGCACAAGCGAAATCATCACACGATGACAGCCGTGTAACATTAGAAGGTAAAATTCTTCGTCAAGTGGATAACGACGAATATATCTTTGCAGATGCAACTGGTGATATCAAAATTGAAATTGATGATCACGTATGGAACGGTTTAAACGTGACCCCAAACGATAAAATCCGTATTCAAGGTAAGTTAGATAAAGAAACTTTCCATTCATCGATTGATGTTTATACGGTTGAGAAAGCACAATAA